A single window of Gossypium hirsutum isolate 1008001.06 chromosome A10, Gossypium_hirsutum_v2.1, whole genome shotgun sequence DNA harbors:
- the LOC121207962 gene encoding uncharacterized protein, whose translation MVGKVTKLDINTNSRTRCPYARMEVYVNLGKPLISKLLINGNMQRVEYESLPVVCLSCGRYGHNTEACPHVPLVSDLAKVMDSSAVKLQMNTVTGNGDFGPRMLVERRTRRASREDNKIGKSVSGEKSSGSRFQSLTDLEAVISEDNSKKGNSQIHKNQGKGILTETLGNHQRIKTFLLK comes from the coding sequence ATGGTGGGTAAAGTTACCAAATTAGATATCAATACTAATAGTAGGACAAGGTGTCCTTATGCCCGAATGGAAGTGTACGTTAACCTGGGGAAGCCACTAATCTCAAAACTCCTTATTAATGGAAATATGCAAAGAGTTGAATACGAGAGCCTGCCAGTGGTGTGTCTCTCATGTGGGCGTTATGGCCATAATACTGAGGCTTGTCCGCATGTTCCCCTCGTCTCTGATTTGGCGAAGGTAATGGATTCATCGGCGGTGAAATTACAGATGAACACGGTGACCGGAAATGGAGACTTTGGCCCCAGGATGTTGGTGGAGAGGAGGACCAGACGCGCCTCTCGGGAAGACAACAAAATAGGAAAGTCTGTATCTGGGGAAAAATCATCGGGATCTCGGTTCCAATCCCTAACCGATTTAGAGGCTGTAATTTCGGAAGATAATTCAAAGAAAGGTAACTCGCAGATCCATAAGAATCAAGGGAAAGGAATCCTAACCGAGACTTTGGGAAATCACCAACGGATAAAAACGTTTCTGCTGAAGTAA